From a single Corvus hawaiiensis isolate bCorHaw1 chromosome 23, bCorHaw1.pri.cur, whole genome shotgun sequence genomic region:
- the ZMYM4 gene encoding zinc finger MYM-type protein 4 isoform X5 codes for MAEAKEEGPGPRGRFEDKSDAVFDITEKCGEILDAEMSEDADHNLTPALDSLSYGVPNRAGPENSLQGDDHDYFLNSGDLAGIPVVGNDNEDDQNFTPKDTLSSAINDEDHLEEGKRVPDHELDSEKEIQVQNAIQKDLTSPFEQGPVFKSLRKDFSITRDNGKETFSAKDKNREGHFQEREKRLEKIPKDMDSRLKSNFLDKAVHNQVEETLRTQLAPQTPETNFREYGQQPKSQEGELKISAVFSVSGNPLVPQLSSGFQPAVASSGMSKMLPSVPSTAIRVSCSGCKKILQKGQTAYQRKGSTQLFCSTLCLTGYTIPASRPPASTKKTCSSCSKEILNPKDVITAQFDNTDSSKDFCSQSCLSTFELKRKPIVTIHTNSISSKCSMCQKNAVIRHEVNYQNVVHKLCSDACFSQFRSANNLTMNCCEYCGGYCYSGSGQCHVLQIEGQSKKFCSSVCVTAYKQNNRIIKVGKALQDHQVQPSTKYPKESQKSAKITPCTLCKSLRSSAEMVECTNNLGKTELFCSVNCLSAYRVKMVTSSGVQVQCNSCKTSANPQYHLAMSDGSIRNFCSYNCVVAFQNLFNKPAGPNSSVVPQSQGQVVVSIPSGTVVSASGTTSTVSPSSTSTSAAAGLQRLAAQCQQVTFTRSVVKIKCQHCNRSFATKPELLDYKGKMFQFCGKTCCDEYKKKGNMTALCEYCRFEKIIKETVRFSGVDRTFCSEVCKLLYKHDLSKRWGTHCKMCSYCLQTSPKLVQNHFGGKTEEFCSEECMSKFTVLFYQMAKCDGCKRQGKLNESIKWQGEMKHFCNLLCILLFCKQQGASDPPLPNNTANLSMAPASSSGPPSLRKDSTPVIANVVSLASTPAAQPTVNSNNVLQGAVPTVTAKTIGDASTQTDALKLPSSKPPRLLKNKALLCKPITQTKATSCKPHTQNKECQTEREEPAQPQIIVVPVPVPVFVPVPLHLYTQYTPVPLGMPVPVPVPMLIPTTPDNADKIIENIQENKEKISINPFEADLLQMAEMIAEDAEREKTHSHGGSQTSEHELFLDPKIFEKDQGSTYSGDLESEAVSTPHSWEEELNHYTLRSNALPEPDPELKQFSKGDVEQDLEADFPSDSFDPLSKGPGLHSRSRARRRHRDGFPQPKRRGRKKSVVAVEPRNLMQGSYPGCSVSGMTLKYMYGVNAWKNWVQWKNAQEEQGDLKFSVHPVKLKEDILSCTFAELSFGLCQFIQEVRRPNGEKYDPDSILYLCLGIQQYLFENGRIDNIFTEPYSRFMIELTKLLKIWEPTILPNGYMFSRIEEEHLWECKQLGAYSPIVLLNTLLFFNTKYFQLKNVSEHLKLSFAHVMRRTRTLKYNTKMTYLRFFPPFQKQEVESDKLSVGKRKRSEDEEVPTAVEMAENTDNPLRCPVRLYEFYLSKCSESVKQRSDVFYLQPERSCVPNSPMWYSTLPIDPGTLDIMLTRILMVREVHEELAKVKSEDSDIELSD; via the exons TTTGAAGATAAATCTGATGCGGTATTTgatattacagaaaaat GTGGTGAAATTCTGGATGCAGAGATGTCTGAGGATGCTGACCACAACTTAACACCCGCCCTCGACAGCTTGTCTTATGGAGTACCGAATCGAGCAGGACCTGAAAATTCACTGCAGGGTGATGATCATGATTATTTTCTGAACTCTGGGGATCTTGCAGGCATACCTGTTGTTGGGAATGACAACGAAGATGATCAGAATTTCACTCCAAAAGACACTCTTTCTTCAGCAATTAATGATGAAGATCATCTGGAAGAGGGCAAGAGAGTTCCAGATCACGAACTggacagtgaaaaagaaattcaggttCAGAATGCAATCCAGAAGGATCTCACTTCCCCCTTTGAGCAGGGCCCTGTATTTAAATCACTTCGAAAAGATTTTAGTATAACACGAGATAATGGCAAAGAGACTTTTTCAGCAAAGGACAAGAATAGAGAAGGACATTTTCAAGAACGTGAAAAACGGTTGGAAAAAATCCCTAAAGATATGGATTCTAGattgaaaagcaattttcttgACAAAGCAG TTCATAATCAAGTAGAAGAAACATTACGGACGCAGTTAGCGCCACAAACTCCAGAAACTAACTTCAGG GAGTACGGCCAACAGCCAAAATCTCAGGAAGGGGAGCTGAAAATCAGTGCTGTATTTTCAGTCAGTGGCAATCCTCTTG ttccaCAGCTGTCATCAGGTTTCCAGCCTGCTGTGGCATCCTCTGGCATGAGTAAAATGCTTCCCTCAGTTCCAAGCACAGCTATTCGGGTTTCCTGTTCTGGCTGtaaaaaaatcctgcagaagGGGCAAACTGCCTACCAGAGGAAAGGCTCAACCCAGCTCTTCTGCTCCACACTGTGCCTCACTGGATACACCATTCCAGCTTCTCGCCCACCAGCTTCTACCAAGAAAACCTGCTCAAGCTGCTCAAA AGAAATTCTAAATCCAAAGGATGTAATCACTGCCCAGTTTGACAACACTGACTCCAGTAAGGATTTCTGCAGCCAGTCTTGTCTGTCCACATTTGAACTGAAAAGGAAACCTATTGTCACTATCCACACCAACAGCATTTCCAGCAAGTGCAGCATGTGCCAGAAGAATGCAGTG atCAGGCACGAGGTGAATTACCAGAACGTGGTGCACAAGCTCTGCAGCGACGCCTGTTTCTCCCAGTTCCGCTCGGCCAACAACCTGACCATGAACTGCTGTGAATATTGTGGAGGATACTGCTACAGTGGCTCTGGCCAGTGTCATGTCCTGCAGATCGAGGGACAGTCCAAAAAGTTCTGCAGTTCCGTGTGTGTGACAGCTTACAAGCAG aataacagaatcattaaggttggaaaagccctccaagatcatcaagtccaaccttcaaCCAAATACCCCAAAGAGTCACAG AAGTCAGCTAAAATTACACCCTGCACACTGTGTAAATCTCTGAGATCTTCAGCTGAGATGGTGGAGTGCACAAATAACTTGGGGAAGACGGAACTGTTTTGTTCTGTTAACTGTTTGTCAGCATACAGAGTAAAAATGGTCACTTCTTCAG GTGTTCAAGTTCAGTGCAACAGCTGTAAAACCTCAGCAAACCCTCAGTATCACTTGGCTATGTCAGATGGGAGCATACGCAATTTTTGCAGCTACAATTGTGTAGTAGCTTTTCAG AATCTGTTCAACAAGCCTGCAGGACCAAACTCCTCGGTGGTGCCCCAGTCACAAGGCCAGGTCGTTGTGAGCATCCCCTCGGGGACGGTGGTCTCGGCCAGTGGCACCACCTCGACCGTGTCCCCCAGCTCCACGAGCACCTcggctgcagcagggctccaGAGGttggctgcccagtgccagcaggTCACTTTTACCCGCTCTGTTGTGAAAATCAAGTGTCAGCACTGTAACAGATCGTTTGCCACCAAACCAGAGCTGCTTGACTACAAG GGTAAAATGTTCCAGTTCTGTGGGAAGACCTGCTGTGATGAGTATAAGAAGAAGGGCAATATGACGGCTTTGTGTGAATACTGCAGGTTTGAGAAAATTATCAAGGAGACAGTGAGATTCTCAGGCGTAGATAGAACATTCTGTAGCGAAG TTTGTAAACTGCTCTATAAACACGACTTGTCTAAGCGCTGGGGAACCCACTGTAAAATGTGCAGTTACTGTTTACAGACTTCCCCCAAACTGGTCCAGAATCACTTTGGGGggaaaacagaagaattttGCTCAGAGGAGTGCATGTCTAAATTCACTGTTTTGTTTTACCAG ATGGCAAAGTGTGATGGTTGCAAGAGACAAGGTAAACTCAACGAATCCATAAAATGGCAAGGGGAGATGAAGCATTTTTGCAATCTGCTTTGTATTCTGTTGTTCTGTAAACAGCAAGGTGCTTCTGACCCTCCACTCCCAAACAACACAG CAAACCTTTCCATGGCACCAGCCTCCTCCTCAGGCCCTCCTTCTTTAAGAAAGGACTCAACCCCTGTCATAGCAAACGTGGTGTCCCTTGCAAGCACCCCAGCTGCCCAGCCTACTGTTAACTCCAACAATGTTTTACAGG gtGCAGTCCCTACTGTGACAGCAAAAACAATAGGAGAT GCAAGTACCCAGACAGATGCCCTAAAGCTGCCATCATCAAAACCACCCAGgcttctgaaaaacaaagcttTATTGTGCAAGCCAATCACCCAGACTAAGGCCACCTCGTGCAAACCtcacacacaaaacaaagaatGCCAGACAG aaagagaagaacCTGCTCAACCCCAGATCATTGTGGTACCTGTTCCTGTACCAGTGTTTGTGCCAGTGCCCCTCCACCTCTACACCCAGTACACACCAGTTCCCCTGGGGATGCCAGTACCT GTACCTGTTCCCATGCTCATCCCAACTACCCCAGATAATGCTGATAAGATCATtgaaaatattcaggaaaacaaggaaaagatcTCCATTAATCCATTTGAAGCTGATCTCCTTCAAATGGCAGAAATGATTGCAGAAGACgcggagagagaaaaaacacactCTCATGGTG GATCTCAAACATCCGAGCACGAGCTTTTCCTGGACCCCAAGATATTTGAGAAAG ACCAGGGCAGCACGTACAGTGGAGATCTGGAATCAGAAGCAGTGTCCACTCCAcacagctgggaggaggagTTGAATCATTACACCTTACGATCCAATGCCCTGCCAGAACCTGATCCAGAACTCAAGCAGTTCTCCAAAGGTGATGTGGAACAGGACCTGGAGGCAGATTTCCCATCAG ACTCATTTGACCCTCTCAGTAAAGGACCGGGTTTACATTCACGTTCACGGGCAAGACGGAGACACAGGGATGGCTTCCCACAGCCAAAAAGACGG GGACGGAAGAAGTCTGTAGTTGCTGTGGAGCCCCGGAATCTGATGCAGGGCTCCTACCCCGGCTGCTCTGTTTCTGGGATGACCCTAAAGTACATGTATGGGGTAAACGCCTGGAAAAACTGGGTCCAATGGAAAAATGCACAGGAGGAACAAGGGGACCTGAAGTTTTCAG TTCATCCTGTGAAGCTCAAGGAGGACATTCTCTCGTGCACATTTGCTGAGCTGAGTTTTGGCTTGTGCCAGTTTATTCAAGAGGTGCGGAGACCAAACGGAGAAAAATATGACCCTGACAGCATCTTATACTTGTGCCTTGGAATTCAGCAG tACCTGTTTGAGAATGGTAGAATAGATAACATTTTCACCGAGCCCTATTCCAGGTTTATGATTGAACTCAcaaaacttctgaaaatctgGGAACCTACAATTCTTCCAAATG GTTATATGTTCTCAAGAATTGAAGAGGAACACTTGTGGGAATGTAAGCAGCTGGGTGCATATTCCCCCATCGTTTTGTTGAACACCCTTCTATTCTTCAACACCAAATACTTCCAACTAAAGAATGTCAGTGAGCACCTGAAACTGTCCTTTGCCCATGTTATGAGGCGCACTCGAACTCTGAAGTATAATACTAAGATGACATATTTACGTTTTTTCCCACCCTTTCAAAAACAAGAGGTAGAATCAG ATAAATTATCAGTAGGCAAAAGGAAACGCAGTGAAGATGAGGAGGTTCCAACAGCAGTGGAAATGGCTGAAAACACAGATAATCCCCTCCGGTGTCCAGTCCGACTTTATGAATTTTACTTATCAAAATG TTCTGAAAGCGTGAAGCAGAGGAGTGATGTGTTCTACCTGCAGCCCGAGCGCTCCTGTGTTCCCAACAGCCCCATGTGGTATTCCACATTGCCAATAGACCCAGGAACCTTGGACATCATGTTAACACGGATTCTTATGGTGAGGGAGGTACATGAAGAACTTGCCAAAGTCAAATCAGAGGACTCTGATATTGAGTTATCAGACTAA